A genomic segment from Mycosarcoma maydis chromosome 13, whole genome shotgun sequence encodes:
- a CDS encoding uncharacterized protein (related to TPM2 - tropomyosin, isoform 2) — protein sequence MDRIKEKLHTLRVEADAASERADELAEKNKQLEQELLTKDQEIASLQHKLSLAESDLDKLESKLHEHKSAREEHESNATNSESLQRKVELLEGELDTAEKNLRETTDKLRQVDVKAEHFERQVATLEREVATWEKKYEAAEERYRASKAELDEVVAQMESL from the exons GACCGCATCAAAGAG AAACTCCACACTCTCCGTGTAGAGGCCGACGCAGCAAGCGAGCGTGCCGATGAGCTCGCGGAAAAGAacaagcagcttgagcaggaGCTGCTTACCAAAGACCAGGAGATTGCCTCGCTGCAACACAAGCTGAGCCTGGCAGAGAGCGACcttgacaagctcgagagcaAGCTACACGAGCACAAGTCGGCGCGAGAGGAGCACGAATCGAACGCTACCAACTCCGAATCGCTCCAGCGCAAAGTGGAGCTGCTTGAgggcgagctcgacactGCCGAGAAGAACCTGCGCGAGACCACTGACAA ACTGCGACAGGTTGACGTCAAAGCCGAGCACTTTGAGCGACAGGTGGCAACGCTCGAACGCGAGGTGGCTACATGGGAGAAGAAGTACGAAGCGGCCGAAGAGCGCTACCGCGCCTCCAAGGCagagctggacgaggtggtggcaCAGATGGAGAGCCTCTAG
- a CDS encoding c-terminal kinesin — translation MSSIPVPQTVKRQRSTATMPGGAGPSKLRTPAAPSTMSTTRSVSAADNARFVPARRAAATTITASSIGVTLPRAPMTNTTNRPAAATVATTRSASASKIAAGAALSGGAAVRRGVTSVTRPRPGTNAAAAAAASARSSNGSTTSANSGDVDPSRMDAMESRLASMAELFELERQKTEEKWNKERSERLAQEDKVRQLEEDLLEQRKIAQSKQDEIKRRRTIADDEILQLTAKFNREKRLLESELEQERETVVALKATLNQQSTSHLTMESTNTALRSQIQVLQDEIETLRSKVASMDKDIAETKEANLHLENELREAESLRRKLHNEVQELRGNIRVFCRVRPPSNNDANNGTEALATIRFPNEREAAQIELLAAGESATGTVTMRNHLFTFDRVFQPTASQADVFEEIAHLTQSVLDGYNTSIFAYGQTGSGKTHTLEGAPDSITNYGSDPSADAGAGLIPRAVQMLWSTAESLKDKGWKYDFEGSMLEIYLDNINDLLGKAEVDKAKHEIKHDKGRTTVSDTVVVALDSPAQVFALLDKAKKRRQVAATLMNERSSRSHSVFMLRVRGQNATTMEACDAVLSLVDLAGSERLANSGSDKDPVRLKEAQSINKSLSSLADVISALGQNKNSTSHVPYRNSTLTWLLKNSLGGNSKTLMLLALSPMAAHLNESLCSLRFATKVNSTTIGTAKAVKSIGS, via the coding sequence ATGTCGAGTATCCCAGTACCACAGACGGTCAAGCGTCAGCGTTCCACAGCCACCATGCCAGGCGGTGCCGGTCCCAGCAAGCTACGAACACCCGCTGCCCCTAGCACCATGTCCACGACTCGGTCAGTCAGCGCAGCAGACAATGCCAGATTCGtccctgctcgtcgagcagccGCTACAACCATCACCGCATCGTCCATTGGTGTGACGCTGCCACGCGCACCCATGACCAATACTACGAATagaccagcagcagctacCGTGGCCACAACACGCTCTGCAAGCGCTTCCAAAATCGCAGCTGGTGCAGCACTCTCGGGCGGCGCTGCAGTAAGGAGAGGTGTCACCAGCGTCACGCGTCCCCGTCCTGGCACAaatgctgccgctgctgctgccgcttcaGCTCGTAGCAGCAACGGCAGTACCACTTCTGCCAACTCTGGCGACGTTGATCCATCCCGAATGGACGCAATGGAATCCCGTTTAGCATCTATGGCCGAGCtctttgagctcgagcgtcaaAAGACAGAAGAGAAATGGAACAAGGAGCGCTCCGAGCGTCTCGCCCAGGAAGACAAGGTCCGTCAGCTCGAAGAAGACCTCCTCGAACAACGCAAGATCGCACAATCCAAACAGGACGAGATCAAACGTCGACGAACCATTGCTGACGACGAAATCCTGCAGCTCACTGCCAAATTCAACCGTGAAAAGCGTCTTCTCGagtccgagctcgagcaggaaCGCGAAACGGTTGTAGCGCTCAAGGCGACACTCAACCAGCAGAGTACCAGCCACCTAACCATGGAAAGCACCAACACTGCGCTCCGTTCTCAGATCCAAGTGCTCCAAGATGAAATCGAGACTCTACGTTCCAAGGTCGCGAGTATGGACAAGGACATTGCCGAGACCAAAGAGGCCAACCTGCATCTCGAAAacgagctgcgcgaagCCGAGTCGCTGCGACGTAAACTGCACAACGAGGTGCAAGAGCTTCGAGGTAACATTCGCGTCTTTTGCCGTGTCCGTCCGCCTTCCAACAATGACGCCAACAATGGCACCGAGGCTTTGGCCACCATTCGCTTCCCCAACGAGCGCGAAGCGGCACAAATTGAGCTTCTCGCGGCCGGTGAATCGGCCACAGGAACCGTGACAATGCGTAACCACCTGTTTACCTTTGACCGCGTATTCCAGCCCACCGCATCGCAAGCCGACGTATTCGAAGAAATTGCCCACCTTACGCAATCCGTACTTGACGGCTACAATACGTCGATCTTTGCCTATGGCCAGACCGGTTCTGGTAAAACGCACACGTTGGAAGGCGCGCCCGACTCGATCACCAACTACGGCAGTGACCCctctgctgatgctggtgctggtctTATCCCGCGCGCTGTGCAAATGCTTTGGTCGACCGCGGAAAGCCTGAAAGACAAGGGGTGGAAGTACGACTTTGAAGGTAGCATGCTTGAGATCTACCTGGACAACATCAACGATCTTCTAGGcaaggccgaggtggacaAAGCCAAACACGAGATCAAGCACGACAAAGGACGCACCACGGTTTCGGATACCGTTGTAGTTGCGCTCGATTCACCCGCGCAGGTGTTTGCGCTGTTGGACAAAGCCAAAAAACGAAGACAGGTAGCGGCGACGTTGATGAACGAGCGTTCATCTCGTTCGCATTCCGTCTTTATGCTTCGTGTTCGCGGACAGAATGCTACCACCATGGAGGCGTGCGATGCTGTATTGTCGCTGGTCGACCTCGCTGGTTCCGAACGCCTTGCCAACTCGGGTAGCGACAAAGACCCTGTGCGACTCAAGGAAGCACAGTCGATCAACAAGTCGCTTTCTTCATTGGCGGATGTGATCTCGGCGTTGGGGCAGAACAAGAATTCGACGAGTCACGTACCCTACCGAAACTCAACGTTGACGTGGCTCTTGAAGAACAGCCTGGGCGGCAACTCTAAGACGTTGATGTTGCTCGCGTTGAGTCCGATGGCGGCTCATCTCAACGAGAGTCTCTGCTCGCTGCGCTTTGCCACCAAGGTCAATTCGACTACAATTGGTACGGCCAAAGCGGTCAAGTCAATCGGCAGctag
- a CDS encoding rRNA-processing protein BFR2 (related to BFR2 - involved in protein transport steps at the Brefeldin A blocks) encodes MPPKTSSLASLLGTLTNAAPVDFDPEAPDADQPTFTTFANGSDDAASESGSDGDEDEDGDDDDDKEEEEELMNPRAHYADVATSDMRKRAALSESDKINDPRYHGVKSSRAELYADDYNGEHASDDDQDDQDDQEDEYGSDGDQDEDADQDDEDMEVASSKKDKKLRFAADNDESDDDSDSSQVNQTSAQASTSNSIAAQIAQSASQAKALKARRLEDAEKGRQVRKQIKTYERTLETRIKAQSVLRDINRLPDPQVYQQAMTSSSTCIEPAIVLLEQLLELSDTLFSLRTRLNTLSNSEEEEDGMVTAPSTRKRKRDFDVTVPEHQEEVEQTWTQIASHDQIDAVLNDVVGYSCALEPHRRRVLDKWSLKVTSAAAAAAAASNGNRFTQLRAVNQAPSSQIDSALAGDGLSRLVARTRVLRSESEGSFKLGSTSTSLDTEEKQDSEVFDDTDFYSTLLKELIERRSNGLSNQGGGTTSTAVLLSSLQGGGKKKKHNVDTKASKGRKLRYEVNDKLVNFMPPIRDRIKWGPEQIERLFRQLASSSMGVVKHVEAQDMQSDDEGQGDDMAKDAQLAGLRVFG; translated from the coding sequence ATGCCGCCAAAAACCTCGTCTCTAGCATCATTGCTCGGCACGCTTACCAATGCAGCTCccgtcgactttgaccCAGAAGCTCCGGATGCCGATCAGCCCACGTTCACCACCTTTGCCAACGGAAGCGATGATGCTGCATCCGAATCTGGCAGTGACGGagatgaagatgaagatggcgatgacgatgacgataaggaggaggaggaagagctcaTGAATCCAAGAGCGCACTACGCTGACGTGGCCACAAGTGATATGCGCAAACGGGCCGcgttgagcgagagcgacaagatcaacgaTCCGAGGTATCATGGTGTTAAGAGCAGTCGTGCCGAGCTATATGCAGATGATTACAACGGCGAGCAtgcgagcgacgacgaccaagacgaccaagacgaccaAGAGGACGAATATGGCAGCGATGGGGACCAAGATGAGGATGCtgaccaagacgacgaggacatGGAAGTAGCATCATCtaagaaggacaagaagcttCGATTTGCTGCAGACAACGACGAatccgacgacgactctGATAGCAGCCAAGTGAACCAGACGTCAGCACAAGCATCAACATCCAACAGCATTGCAGCTCAGATTGCTCAATCCGCGTCCCAGGCGAAAGCGCTCAAAGCACGTCGACTCGAAGATGCCGAAAAGGGGCGTCAAGTgcgcaagcagatcaagaCGTACGAACGAACGCTCGAGACGCGCATCAAGGCGCAATCTGTGCTTCGCGACATCAACCGTCTTCCAGATCCCCAAGTCTATCAACAAGCCATGACGAGCTCTTCGACTTGCATCGAGCCGGCCatcgtgctgctcgaacAGCTGCTAGAGCTGTCGGATACGTTGTTCTCGCTTCGCACGCGTCTCAACACTCTCTCGAACAgtgaggaggaggaagatggcATGGTAACAGCACCTTCAACGAgaaagaggaagagagacTTTGACGTGACCGTGCCCGAGCATCAAGAGGAAGTCGAGCAGACGTGGACCCAGATTGCATCTCACGATCAGATCGATGCGGTTCTCAACGATGTTGTTGGCTATTCTTGCGCACTCGAACCGCACCGTAGACGTGTGTTGGACAAGTGGAGTTTAAAAGTCACCTctgcagccgccgccgccgcagctgcttcgAACGGAAACCGTTTCACCCAGCTGCGAGCAGTCAACCAGGCGCCCTCTTCGCAGATCGATTCTGCTCTCGCTGGTGATGGACTCTCCCGCCTCGTTGCACGCACGCGGGTGCTGCGATCAGAATCTGAAGGCTCTTTCAAGTTGGGTTCAACATCAACCAGCTTAGATACAGAAGAGAAGCAAGACAGCGAGGTCTTCGACGATACCGATTTCTACTCGACTCTGCTGAAAGAGCTCATCGAAAGACGATCAAATGGACTCTCGAACCAAGGTGGTGGCACGACTAGCACCGCTGTGTTActctcgagcttgcaggGCGGtggaaagaagaagaagcacaaCGTCGACACAAAGGCATCCAAGGGCAGGAAATTGCGTTACGAGGTCAACGACAAGCTGGTCAACTTCATGCCTCCCATTCGCGATCGCATCAAATGGGGACCggagcagatcgagcgaTTGTTCAGGCAATTGGCGTCCAGCTCAATGGGCGTAGTCAAGCACGTAGAGGCGCAAGACATGCAAAGTGATGACGAGGGTCAAGGAGATGACATGGCAAAAGATGCACAACTCGCCGGTCTGCGTGTGTTTGGGTGA
- a CDS encoding uncharacterized protein (related to Nucleoporin NSP1) — MSFGGGNFSFGGASGNNNTNNAAGSTAKTPFSFGGASTTTGGSLFGSPAGTGTNTASNSTPASSAGLFGSSNTNSSTSGGSGFSFGSAAAKPAAGGFSFGTAASSSTPSSSTPAPSTGGFNFGGAAAANKATANATASPAPASSASTGTFSFGNNNNTTNNTTAAKPAGSATFSFGGSSTPAAAGATSSTPSAAGAGGAGGSGGGGLSGFGSFTLGGASTNTSSTTPASTSGSGSAAPAAGASLFGGGGASKPAFGGFSFGTAPAATSSTSTSTSTSTPSAAPASTGAGFTFGNASASSAPAASGTAAATQAKPALGGLSFGTSTPATSATTPAASDAEAKSAAAAAPAAPAGTGGFSFGKPAASASAAAPTATATAATTAPSTSTSTNAPTAAPATGGFSFGKAATNTTAAPAASGAPTAASSQAAAKPAGGFSFGSAAATASQPASCSTNGAAQTTSGVASGVAVPRNGAAPAIGAVATPSLLRGKSMDEILNRWSVSLDSSIKEFSRQAAEVAAWDKVLLKGGDEISALVSALGAAEEKQAGIERTLDYLESSQSDLTSLVTDYEAQIESLLPGLTSQINLTSADVERERAFSLAETLNGQLDDVSKNLSAMIGELNSVNANAAGSSGDREKDESLDRDGSIAHIVAILNAHLGSLKWIDQSAGALRAKLDGLRRGQL; from the exons ATGTCGTTCGGCGGCGGAAACTTCTCGTTTGGTGGTGCCTCTGGCAACAACAATACAAACAACGCTGCAGGCAGCACCGCTAAAACGCCATTCTCCTTTGGAG GTGCGTCTACCACGACCGGTGGCTCACTGTTTGGCTCTCCAGCAGGCACAGGCACCAACACTGCTTCTAACTCGACGCCAGCTTCCAGCGCGGGACTTTTTGGATCGAGCAACACCAACTCATCTACCTCCGGTGGTAGTGGCTTCTCCTTTGgaagtgcagcagcaaaaccAGCTGCAGGTGGATTCTCTTTTGGCACCgctgcttcctcctccacgCCATCTTCGTCAACACCTGCACCTTCCACGGGTGGATTCAACTTTggtggtgcagcagcagcaaacaaAGCAACTGCCAATGCGACCGCTTCTCCAGCACCTGCCTCCTCTGCCTCTACCGGCACCTTCTCTTTtggcaacaacaacaacaccaCCAATAATacgacagcagccaagccaGCAGGCAGCGCAACGTTCTCATTTGGTGGCAGCTCGACtcccgctgctgctggtgcaacCTCGTCCACTCCTTCGGCAGCTGgagctggtggagctggtggaagcggtggaggcggCTTGAGCGGATTTGGATCGTTCACGCTCGGTGGTGCCAGCACCAACACCTCTTCTACGACGCCAGCATCTACCAGTGGTTCGGGCTCGGCGGCGCCAGCCGCGGGAGCCTCCCTgtttggcggtggcggtgcATCCAAGCCGGCATTCGGCGGCTTCTCGTTTGGCACAGCACCCGCAGCTACTTCTTCCActtccacatccacatccacatccactcCAAGCGCTGCGCCTGCCTCCACGGGGGCTGGATTCACGTTCGGCAATGCTTCAGCCAGTTCTGCGCCAGCTGCTTCTGGTACTGCCGCTGCTACTCAAGCCAAGCCTGCACTTGGAGGCCTATCTTTTGGTACTAGCACACCAGCAACAAGCGCCACAACACCGGCTGCTTCGGATGCCGAGGCTAagtctgctgctgctgcagctcctgCTGCACCAGCGGGTACCGGTGGATTCTCGTTCGGTAAGCCGgccgcatccgcatccgccgCTGCACCTACTGctactgctactgctgctactACTGCTCCGTCGACTTCGACTTCAACGAATGCGCCCACCGCTGCTCCAGCTACAGGCGGCTTCTCCTTCGGCAAGGCGGCAACGAATACGACTGCTGCTCCAGCTGCGTCTGGCGCACCCACCGCTGCTTCGAGTCAAGCCGCAGCGAAACCCGCGGGCGGATTTTCGTTTGGATCCGCGGCTGCTACTGCCTCCCAGCCtgcgtcttgctcgaccaACGGCGCTGCACAAACCACTAGTGGTGTGGCTTCTGGCGTGGCTGTGCCTCGAAACGGCGCTGCACCCGCCATCGGCGCGGTGGCTACGCCCTCGCTATTACGCGGTAAATCAATGGACGAAATCCTGAATCGTTGGTCGGTATCGCTCGACTCTTCGATCAAGGAATTCTCTCGTCAAGCTGCCGAAGTAGCGGCATGGGACAAGGTGCTGCTAAAAGGTGGAGATGAAATCTCGGCGCTTGTCAGCGCGCTTGGCGCGGCCGAAGAAAAACAGGCTGGGATCGAGCGTACGCTGGACTACCTGGAATCATCGCAGTCGGACCTGACGTCTTTGGTGACAGACTACGAGGCGCAGATcgaatcgctgctgccgggCTTGACAAGCCAGATCAACCTGACGAGCGCGGATGTCGAGAGGGAACGCGCATTCAGTCTGGCTGAAACGCTCAATGGACAGTTGGACGATGTGTCCAAGAACCTCAGTGCTATGATCGGTGAGCTGAACAGCGTGAATGCCAACGCAGCTGGATCAAGTGGCGATAGAGAGAAGGACGAGTCGCTCGATCGCGATGGAAGCATCGCCCACATTGTCGCCATCCTCAACGCGCACCTCGGCAGCCTCAAGTGGATCGACCAGAGTGCAGGTGCGTTGAGAGCAAAGCTCGACGGCTTAAGGAGAGGTCAGTTGTAA
- a CDS encoding mitochondrial 54S ribosomal protein uL2m, protein MVASALSRASLQALARAGAISTSSASSSRITAAVQALIGNHRSLHVVSSTTQLISTPIIAASSKPALSAPARLTRKERRTAVKKQRKEAKRRVAESSVSARLGVSTAKTSPLVRKDRQFKTYKPITRSIRWLRQPLNEHLHKGGPVRSLTIAKRSTAGRNHHGHVTVRGRGGGHRRRIRLVDFYRWESGEQEVLRIEYDPGRSAHIALVEHKQTKKQSYILAPDGLRAGDTVQSYRQGIQGDAGAAASMSSHVVDEIVTSADGSTLSTDPAAPQTASVAGGATGNSNASLDLGIFRTQAIRPGNFLPLNLIPIGTTIHSITINPLGPAKMVRSAGTFGQLVAFSGRSGGGDSHAQVRLQSGEVRLIPSNCCAAIGTVSNKDHQHRRLGKAGRSRWLGRRPKVRGVAMNACDHPHGGGRGKSKSNMHPRSIYGHLTKGARTRKPGTRGGNQMVIRERPRRNGKRLGKP, encoded by the coding sequence ATGGTCGCATCTGCGTTAAGCCGCGCCTCTTTGCAGGCGTTGGCGAGAGCTGGTGCCATTTCGACGAGTTCAGCCTCTTCGTCCAGGATCACAGCAGCGGTTCAGGCCTTGATTGGAAACCATCGTTCTCTGCATGTCGTCTCTTCTACGACCCAGTTGATCAGCACGCCGATCATTGCCGCATCCTCCAAGCCGGCGTTGTCAGCCCCGGCTAGGCTGACGCGAAAGGAACGCAGGACAGCAGTCAAGAAACAGCGCAAAGAGGCCAAGCGTCGTGTTGCTGAATCGTCCGTATCGGCACGACTCGGCGTGTCTACGGCCAAGACGTCGCCTCTTGTGCGCAAGGATCGACAATTCAAGACGTACAAACCGATCACGCGCTCGATTCGATGGTTGAGGCAGCCGCTGAATGAGCATCTGCACAAGGGCGGGCCTGTGCGCTCACTTACGATCGCCAAGCGTAGTACGGCAGGAAGGAACCATCACGGTCATGTAACGGTGCGCGGACGGGGTGGTGGACACAGAAGAAGGATCAGGCTGGTGGATTTTTATCGATGGGAGTCGGGCGAGCAGGAGGTGCTGCGAATCGAGTACGATCCCGGCCGCAGTGCGCATATCGCGTTGGTAGAGCACAAACAGACGAAAAAGCAGAGCTACATCCTCGCGCCGGACGGTCTGAGGGCTGGCGACACAGTGCAAAGCTACCGACAGGGTATTCAGGGCGATgctggcgcagcagctAGCATGAGCAGCCATGTGGTCGACGAGATTGTAACTTCGGCGGATGGCAGCACGCTTTCGACTGACCCTGCTGCACCTCAGACCGCTTCTGTGGCGGGAGGAGCCACAGGCAACAGCAATGCGTCGCTCGATCTGGGTATCTTCCGTACGCAAGCCATCCGACCGGGCAATTTCCTGCCGCTCAATCTGATTCCGATCGGCACGACGATTCACTCGATCACAATCAACCCACTCGGACCGGCCAAAATGGTGCGCTCTGCAGGCACATTCGGCCAGCTTGTGGCTTTCTCAGGCcgaagcggcggcggcgacTCGCATGCGCAGGTTCGACTGCAGAGCGGTGAAGTTCGCCTGATCCCGAGCAATTGCTGTGCTGCAATCGGCACGGTAAGCAACAAGGACCACCAGCATCGAAGGCTGGGTAAAGCGGGACGAAGCCGATGGCTGGGTAGGAGACCCAAGGTTCGCGGTGTAGCAATGAACGCCTGCGATCACCCGCACGGTGGTGGACGTGGTAAGAGTAAGAGTAACATGCATCCCAGATCGATCTACGGACACCTGACCAAGGGTGCACGAACAAGGAAGCCTGGTACTAGGGGAGGTAACCAGATGGTGATCCGCGAACGACCGAGAAGGAACGGCAAGAGGCTAGGCAAGCCCTAA
- a CDS encoding uncharacterized protein (related to DnaJ protein), whose translation MDEQDPGLQFFPDGNVDLYGTLRVDKEATQEEIKKAYKKLALKFHPDKVLSNSASAGAQDAIQQFQKIGFAYAVLSDEVRRRKFDNTGSTKELMVGEGDADFDWNEYFKELWTGEVSRQTLDEFKKNYQDSAEEIEDILAAYDETQGDLAGIFEQVPCSEFLADEDRFIRIIDHAIQQGDIKATPLWKRTKKDGALRKALRQKAQGEAAEAEKLAKELGVWDDLFGSGKGKGRPARTSKSSANPKNGSKPGKIDKSNSKANHDQADDLSGLAALIQRKNQNRVSQFDDMIAKLEAKAGVKEKRPTDEEFDRIQADIMARKNPGKENSGADKKRASSASTTAPSKKNKGSK comes from the exons ATGGACGAACAAGACCCTGGACTGCAGTTCTTTCCCGACGGCAACGTCGACTTGTACGGTACTCTCCGTGTAGACAAGGAGGCAACTCAAGAAGAAATCAAGAAAGCATACAAGAA GCTGGCGCTCAAGTTTCATCCGGACAAGGTGCTTTCCAATTCGGCATCGGCtggcgctcaagatgcCATCCAACAGTTTCAAAAAATTGGCTTTGCCTATGCGGTGCTCTCTGATGAGGTGCGAAGACGTAAATTCGACAACACCGGTTCAACCAAAGAGCTCATGGTGGGCGAGGGCGATGCAGATTTCGACTGGAACGAATACTTTAAGGAGCTCTGGACGGGCGAAGTTTCGCGTCAAACGTTGGACGAGTTCAAGAAAAACTACCAGGACTCTGCAGAAGAGATAGAGGACATCTTGGCTGCCTACGACGAGACACAAGGCGACTTAGCTGGCATTTTTGAACAAGTACCCTGCAGCGAATTCCTCGCTGACGAGGACCGATTCATCCGCATCATCGACCATGCCATCCAACAGGGAGACATCAAGGCGACGCCCCTCTGGAAGCGTACCAAGAAGGACGGCGCACTTCGAAAGGCGTTGCGTCAAAAAGCACAGGGCGAGGCGGCGGAAGCTGAAAAGCTGGCCAAAGAGCTAGGTGTCTGGGACGATCTCTTCGGCTCTGGTAAGGGCAAAGGAAGGCCTGCTCGCACATCCAAATCCTCCGCCAACCCGAAGAACGGAAGCAAGCCCGGCAAAATCGATAAATCCAATTCAAAAGCAAATCATGACCAAGCTGACGATCTTTCCGGACTCGCAGCGCTCATCCAGCGCAAGAATCAGAACCGCGTTTCACAGTTTGACGACATGATTGCCAAACTGGAAGCAAAAGCGGGTGTCAAAGAGAAGCGTCCTACCGACGAAGAATTCGATCGTATCCAAGCCGACATCATGGCTCGCAAGAATCCAGGCAAGGAGAACAGCGGGGCcgacaagaagcgcgcgtcttccgcctcgaccACAGCTCCGTCAAAGAAGAACAAGGGTAGCAAGTAG
- a CDS encoding uncharacterized protein (related to SMP3 - alpha 1,2-mannosyltransferase involved in glycosyl phosphatidyl inositol biosynthesis) → MCMPSSSSPRWWSMFDPRTSYGRIYLCLLALRCFSALFGYGYIHPDEWMQSGETYFWLSLANSDAQLTWEWQPNHALRSLSVLLMQYVAVEPMLKIRRLLGGPLTGHSLFLIQRINMLLWSLVLDISIVFFLPPQTTRYVHYLFGISTAATTFLVRPFSNSHEAYLLAFCLLLVANRFKSPTWYQCDRPALPHWGILVGLFAVDGFFMRFTFAIFALPLAAFVFYRHVRLAIQGHPRTALISLSIAITIAIAFFGLRIETETSFYTRLAKMNCMELATFWRTKWVVPPVNALLYNVKTDNVAQHGLHPRWLHAVVNFPMMVGAANCIVVVIQGYLFVRDKVGPSTDIQTAASQEVVEEQEQERKEVERPMDGTTACQVASTSSKPEQACIDEQVAWVDIEATIVALSLWIVVLSLAMLSMSPHQEARFLLALAFPSTIVMAYALQSRFFTHRVRLMRTLCVLHVVQHVVQLVLFSFLHQAALLPTVFSIDTSLSRLTRHADPLLERYEHHLLYRTFSVPFHMLPNKGTAMLPHVEQYDSTYSASKLVYMASIACDHTWIYAPTWVVNHLHAEAHSQQTVDLVQVALFPWHLDLDHLAQTWATTNSVPVTEAFAIQKLHVRCKPNESSQHHISAQTQQDPRKSQSHQDL, encoded by the coding sequence ATGTGCATGCCTAGTTCGAGCTCACCGCGATGGTGGAGCATGTTCGATCCTAGAACGTCGTATGGTCGCATCTACCTCTGTCTGCTAGCACTCCGTTGCTTCAGCGCGTTGTTCGGCTACGGCTACATCCACCCGGACGAATGGATGCAATCCGGTGAGACTTACTTTTGGCTCAGTCTCGCCAACTCGGACGCGCAGTTGACATGGGAATGGCAACCGAATCATGCTTTGCGTTCGCTCTCGGTCCTTCTCATGCAGTATGTCGCTGTCGAACCGATGCTCAAGATCCGCAGACTTTTAGGCGGACCGCTAACGGGACATTCTTTGTTCCTGATTCAGCGCATCAACATGCTGTTGTGGAGCCTGGTTCTCGATATTAGTATCGTCTTTTTCCTACCGCCACAGACAACACGATACGTCCACTACCTCTTTGGCatctcgacagcagcaaccacctTTCTCGTACGCCCCTTTAGCAACTCGCACGAAGCATACCTGCTCGCTTTCTGCCTTCTTCTCGTTGCCAACCGGTTCAAATCGCCGACCTGGTATCAGTGTGACAGGCCGGCACTACCACACTGGGGCATCCTCGTGGGGCTCTTTGCCGTCGATGGCTTTTTCATGCGCTTTACTTtcgccatctttgctctGCCTCTCGCCGCTTTTGTCTTTTATCGCCATGTGCGACTGGCAATCCAGGGCCACCCTCGAACGGCTTTGATCTCGCTGTCcatcgcaatcacgattgcgatCGCCTTCTTTGGCCTTCGTATCGAAACGGAAACCAGCTTCTATACGAGGTTGGCCAAGATGAATTGCATGGAACTGGCGACTTTCTGGCGAACAAAGTGGGTTGTACCACCCGTCAATGCTTTGCTGTACAATGTCAAGACGGACAACGTGGCTCAGCATGGTCTGCATCCGAGATGGTTGCATGCGGTGGTCAACTTTCCGATGATGGTGGGGGCTGCCAATTGCATTGTTGTGGTAATCCAGGGCTACCTATTTGTGCGCGACAAAGTTGGTCCAAGTACCGACATACAGACGGCAGCGAGCCAGGAGGTTGTCGAAGAACAAGAGCAGGAGCGGAAGGAAGTTGAACGACCAATGGACGGCACTACGGCCTGCCAAGttgcatcgacgtcgagcaagccgGAGCAAGCATGCATCGATGAGCAAGTGGCGTGGGTCGACATCGAAGCGACCATTGTAGCACTAAGTCTTTGGATTGTCGTCTTGTCGCTCGCGATGCTTTCCATGTCACCgcatcaagaagcgcgctttctgcttgcgctcgccTTCCCGTCCACGATCGTCATGGCGTACGCGCTGCAGTCGCGCTTCTTCACGCATCGAGTGCGCCTGATGCGTACGCTCTGCGTGCTTCACGTTGTCCAACACGTTGTCCAACTCGTGCTGTTTTCATTTCTCCACCAAGCTGCGCTGTTGCCTACCGTGTTCTCGATCGACACATCGCTCTCGCGCCTCACTAGGCATGCTGATCCATTGTTGGAGCGGTACGAACATCATCTGCTCTACCGCACGTTCAGCGTCCCGTTCCACATGCTGCCCAACAAGGGTACAGCCATGTTGCCGCACGTCGAGCAGTACGACTCTACATACAGCGCGAGCAAGCTCGTTTACATGGCGAGCATCGCTTGCGATCACACGTGGATCTACGCCCCCACCTGGGTCGTCAATCACTTACACGCCGAAGCACACAGTCAGCAGACAGTCGACTTGGTCCAAGTCGCACTCTTCCCTTGGCATCTAGATCTCGACCACCTCGCTCAAACTTGGGCTACGACAAATTCCGTGCCCGTAACAGAGGCTTTTGCGATCCAAAAGCTCCATGTAAGGTGCAAACCGAATGAGTCGAGCCAGCACCACATCTCGGCACAGACCCAACAAGACCCGAGGAAATCTCAATCACATCAGGATTTGTAG